Sequence from the Prionailurus bengalensis isolate Pbe53 chromosome A3, Fcat_Pben_1.1_paternal_pri, whole genome shotgun sequence genome:
TACCTGTGGCCTCTGTGTATGCCTCCCATCCAGAGAAGGCCATCTCACTTTCCTCTTTGCCCATCCTCCCCTAGGCCAGTGGGTGTCCCGGGAGGGTCTGCCCTAGCCAGGGTGCTGGCTCACCTGGACTTTCATCAGGATGGCCTGCTCCGTGAACTCCGTGGTGGtgacatagtactggaagtcttctGGGCTTGAGATGGTCGGGGCTGCAATGGGAAAATGAAAGTAGGACCCCGCTTGCCCTGCGGGAGGGTGAAACGGTGTGGAGAGGCAGTGAAGCAGGCAGAAATTGAACTTCTCTGCTCAGCTTTAAGTTCTTGTGGGCTAGGCCTGTGCCTCTTgtaacaatgaacatttattgagtggtAACTTTGTGCCGGGTTATATGTATTATTGCAGCAGTCCACTCTGTGGGTCTAGGATTAGTCCCACTTTACaggttgggaaactgaggctctgggggAAAATGACTTGCCCAGGTCATGAGGCACAGTGCCCTTTTTCTCCCTCACTGAAAAGTAGGCTCCCTGCAGCTAGGCTTTGTTTGGTTTCCTGTCCTGTTCTCAGAGCCCAGAACggttcctggcacacagttaGGGGGATGGAAGTTAAGCCGCTTTCTCGGCCACTCTACGTACGCAGAGTGAGGTGTAGCAGGTCTTCCAGCAGTGAGTTGAGCAGGGTCGTGGCCAGGGGGCACACCTGCAGGGAAGGCACGATGGGGTCCTTGTCAAGTTGAGAGGCTCTCTCTTGGGGTCACACCCCTCTCCCAGGAGGCAGACGAGGGCGAACAACTTACTATCTTCTGTAGGAGGAAGGGCAGTGCCTTATCTAGGGTACTCGTCACCAACTCCAGAGCTCCGTTCGCCAGGAGCGGGTCCATTCTAGTGGTGGGGGAGAGCAGGTGGGATCTGAGACACCATggaaggggagactgaggccagagGCGGGAATCCAGGGCAGGGCCGATGGGCTTGTGTAACATGGAGTGTAACATAGAGTGGctgcctccttccccacttggtgtctctcttctccttctccaaccccaccctttctttttctgttttatccctCTCTtgccttcttgttttctctctccatgACTTCCTCgtctttactttttccttattgtccctctctgcctctgtctcttcatttcctCTCTGATAAAGGTCTCTGGGATTTTTGAGGAGGGAGAGTCATGGaaaacttcctggaggaggtggtttTGTGCTAAGGTTACCTCAGCACATAGATCAGCTCATGttttcctcacccccaccccctgctggctGGATTCTGTGGACAATTTCATTTTACTGGTGAGGAAACAGGCTCTAAAAGTCATATAGCTTGTTCAGGGTCCCCGAGTTAGGAAGCAGCCAAGCTGAGGTTTGACCTGGTTGGATGCCCACTCTCAGCCATGACATTCAGTGTGGAGAGAGGAAATGCTGATGGATGGTGTGTGCAGCTCGGAGTCTTGCAGATGACCCTGTTCCTGATGCCCTTGGTCACCCAGAGAACTAGGCTGGGGAAAAGCAGCCCCCACAGGGAGTCTGCATGAAAGGCGGGAAGTCCTGGCACTCCCTCCTGGCCAGTGGTAGTGCAGGTGTGGGCAGGTACTCACTGCTCCAGAACCTTGATGCTGAGGTATCCTGGTGGGGTGTGGCACTCCTCGAAGGCCACCTTGGTCTCGTTCCCCATCTGTTCCAGCCGTATCCCAATGCGGATGTTCTTGATGACTTTGAGCCGCAGTATCCTGTAGGGGCAGCAGGTCTAGGCAGGTGCCAAGCCACCACCTGacatggaggccagaagtcacAGGCTGGTGGCCTGCTGCTGCCTGCGGGGCTCAAATGAAAAACTAGGAGACGTCATTAAACATATGGATCTCTCACTtcggaaaacctgaaagattcgaAAACACCAGCCAGCAGGACAATCACCTGGGGCTGAAGGTGACCTTGACATGGGCCACAGGTGCTCCAAGTGCTACAGTCCCCACGAGGCCAAGAGTTAGGTTGTGTTTTTACTGCACATCACTATAAGGGCGATGATACGTTTATTGTATAGGagagaaatatttctctgtgCCCACTTCTCTACCAAAGAAACATTCCTCTGTGCTCACTTCTCTATTAAAAAGGGAAGGTAGACCAAGAAGgccatattttaaagaaaaccaacagTGGACATATTCCTAAAGggcttttaagaatatttgttttggggatcctgggtggctgagtcagctgagcatctgattctagattttggctcaggtcatgatcccagggttgtgggatcgagccccatgtctggctctgccctgacagtgtggagactgcttgggattctctctctctctctctctctctctctctctttttctctctctcttactctgcccctctccctctctcctgtgctctctctctctctggaaaaaaaaaaggaatatttgtttCACGTGCAGATACCACCCGTAGCACTCCCTCTGTTGCCCACGGTTTGCAACCCCAGGTCGGCATGATCACCCACACCTTAGTGAGATATCCAAGCTCTCAGGTCGGCAGTGAACTCTCACAACAGCCAAGGGTAGGAGCATACTTGATCATACCCGtcttgtagatgaggaaactgaggcccagggaacaGATGCCCTTGCTCAAGTTGCTTAGATGGTGAGTAGGAGTGGAGTGCAGTTATGCCATACTCTGGAGGTGAGGGTGGCGGGGCTTGAATCAGACCCTCCTCAGATCATGCTGTCAACGCATCTGCATTTTACTCAGATGGGACACATATTCCCTGACTTGGCAGTCCAAGGGTTTTATTTCGGTCTCTGCTTCTGACTCACTGTGTTATCCTGGGTCGGTCCCTCtgccactctgtgcctcagtttccccatcagtgaAAATGGCTTTGAAACAAGCCCGAGTGGAAAGGATTATTATGAGGCTTATGGCGGCAGAGGCAGGAGGCCTTTGCTAGCCCTGCATGGCTGCCTCTTGAGTCATAGCAATGAGGGGTTGGCCTGCCTGGcactgaggggggtggggaggaagtgcCCGGTGTACTTACTGCTGGAGCGAGAGGTACAGTTTGGTTCGCAACGTGACCTGCAGCAGGCTGTCGCTCAGGATTTGCAGGGTGATCTCTGGTCCTACGGCATCTTCTATGACCAACCTGTGAGAGGTTTGGGGGGTGTTGGTATGGTCTGCTAAGGCCGCCGTGGTTCTGTAGAGTGTGTGTATCTGGGTTGGCTGGAATAGGGATGGACCCcaggaggagcaggagcaggtTTGGGACACCCCTGTCCCTGATCCCAGTCCAGCTGGAGAACAATGGGGCTGTAGTTCCAGCCTCCACGTCTTGAAGACCTGGTTGAGTCTCTTCCCTTCTGTGGGCCTCAGTATCACCCTCTACAAAATGGGGAGAATGCAGTGGAGGGGCTGTCTATGTGCAGTGAGGCTGCCTGAGTTCAAGTATAAGCATTCTGCAAAAGGGAAGCAAGCAGGCAAGACTCAGAAAGCAAGATGGCAGGTGATCTCGCCACCATCCACTGAGGGACCATCTGCCCTGCTGAGCATTCAGGAGGGAGGACATGAGCCTTCTTCTCCCCTCAGTGACATCAGGTCCCAGCGTCTCCCTGAGCTGAGAAGGGCCCAGAGTACTTTTTAAACATCAGATACAAGTTAGTGACTCATCTGGTGCCCACTGGAATTGTCAGCAAACCACCCAGACTGGGAGAGAGGCGTAGAAAAGAGATCCTCATGGCCCTTAGAAGGAAGCAGCTGTGTCCACACCTTCagtttggacttccagcctccaggactgtgacacaacaaattcctgttgtttaagccacagcTCGTGGtcctttgttacagcagtcctaACAAACCATACAATCAGAAAACCTTGATTTTGATTAAAAccctcttgatttttaaatattggcaattcattacaacatttttaactttttaaagttaagatattaaaaaaaaaacaccatgcaAATTTGCCGTACCCAGGTGTAGGCTGAATGTGGGGGTCTGGAGGGCTGCTAGGTGGAGATCCTTGATTTAGACCCTGCTTTGGACGATTCTACGTAGCTTGGAGAGATTTAGAACAATAAAGGTGCACTTGCTGTGCATTTTCCAGGCTATAGGGAGCCTCTGGGCCTCCCACCTGCCCAGTCCTCTTCTTGATACAGGAGAACATTATGTCTCAGGGGTGGAGGCTGAAGGGGGAAGAAAGGCCAGAGGCAGCTTCTGCGGACTCACCCGCCCACCTGGAGCAGCTTCTCCAGCAGTGGGAGGCGCTTCCCCGAGAGCAGGTCCCCGACCAGTGACAGATCAAGCCCACTGCTCTTCTTGGAGAGGCCTTCTCTTACAAAGGGCAGGTGGTCCAGGATGGTGACGCCTTCACCTGCAGCCCCCATCACAGGAATCCCAGCCACGCGGTCCAAGATGTGGTGCTCCGAGAACAGGTCTGAAATGTCTGAGGAGACAAGCCCCTTCTCAAGATGGGGCTCACCCATCATTCAGTAATTCAGCAAATGCCCACCAGCATCTGCTCAGAGCCAGTGATTCAATGGTCATTTagctcttccccacttgcactctgtcagtctgtctctctcaaaataaataagcattaaaaaaatttataaaaaaggggtgcctgggtggctcggtctgttgagcgtccgactccggctcaggtcatgatctcacagtgggtgagttcgagccccacatccggctctgtgctgatggctcagagcctggaggctgctttggattctgcggcTCCCTCTcgctgtcccttccccactcgcactctgtcggtctgtctctctctctcaaaataaataagcgttaaaaaaaaattgagatggtCATTTAGCAGCAagtgcttactttttttttttttttttagaattttttatttttaagtaaccactacacccagcgtggggcttgatctcacaaccctgagatcaagagtcgcacactccaccaactgagccagccaggtgcccctagcagcAAGTACTTATTAAGTGTGCACTCTCTCTGGGTTCAGGGAACAGGAGCAGTGTGCATTCTAGTATACATTCTAGTGGGACAGATAGACAACAGCCAAATACTCAGATAAGCAAACAAGGCAATTTTTGAAAGTAAgtgctacaaagaaaaaaaaaaaaacaacggagTAGAGTTGGAGCATGACTGGGGTGAATGAAGGTCTATTTTAGACAGAGTGGTCAAGGAAAGCCTCCTTGAGGAGGaggcatttgagctgagacctgaacgAAGTGAAGGAATCCATTATTGCAAGGTCTAGGAGGAGAGCAATGTAGGCTGAGGGAACAGCttgtacaaaggccctgaggtggtaAGGAGTCTAGTGAATTTATGAAACCAAAAGATGGGTGAGGATAGACGGCGGTAAGTAGGGGGGGAGGTGGATGGGCAGTAAGGAGCTCATggtcaagagggagagagacaaacagacacatagacaggATAAGTGTCATACATCAGGAAAATGCCATAGATGAGGTTTCACCAAAGGGTTGTGGGAGCCCAGAGGAAAGAGACTCCTTCTGCCTGGGGAAActgggggtgtgggggcgggATTCCCATCAGAGGGACTGTTAGAGCTTTTTTTGCCTTACAGGATGAGTCAGAATTCAGCAtgttgggaaggagggaaagagaattgtAGGTAGAAGAAATAgcccaggaagggaaggaggctgTGAAATTTATGGGGGTGGTCAGGACAGGTGGCAGTGGAAGAGGCTGGGGATGCAGAGTCTTGAATGCCAAGATGAGGAGCTTGGAGCTTCTCCTGAGGCATGAGAGAGCCACAGCAAGTGTTAGAGCAGGGGAAGGATGAGGTCAGGTCTGGGTGAAGGAAGGCAAATTCTGCTGCTGGCCATGGGGAGGCTAGATGGTGGTAccgcctcccacccccgcccttcCCTGAGCTCTTGCCTCCCAAAGCCCACCCCTTAAATTTTACCTGTTTTCAGCTGATCTTTGCTGATTCGCAGGAGGATCTGATGCCGGGCCTCCCCTTGAGCCTGGGGCAGCAGCCCCCAGCATAGCAGTGACCCCCAGAACAGCAGCATCCTCCCAGTCAGGAGCTGTGGACATAGAACTGGAGACCCCAGTGGCCACCTCCATGTCTGCACTGGGGACCCATTGTCTAGGGTCTCCCAGCCCTGTCTCCCTTGGAACCTCTCTCCagcttccctttccttgtttttccccCTCGTTCTGGATCCGCTAGTCCATGAACACACCCTGCACTTCTCACCACCTCACactagtgcttttgttttcttcttcctggagTGCCCTTCCCCATCGTGTGGACCCCcttcaaatccaggctctgctACTTCCtgactgtgtgaccctgagcaacttactggacctctctgtgcctcagtgttctcatctgtggaatggggatAAACATAAGTTGTTGTGAGGAATACACTCAACAATATGTGCAAAGCACTTGGCAAGCAGTGTGCTCAACAGCTGTTCACGTGGCCGGGTGACATTGTGAGATGTTAGAAGATGGAGCGCTCCCTTTGAACCATGGAGATTTCTGGATCTTGAAGGGATGAGGGTCCTGCGGGAGGTCTTATACTGGCTGGGGtgggcagcagggggaggggcttgaAGCCACAGTTCCTCACCAGATAACAgggaaatatttcaatatttcaaccAGTGTGTTTGTAACAGGTGAACTTCGGCCCTGCCTGGTGGCCAAAGGGCAGAGTTGGGACCCCAGAGCCCGCAGGCAGGGGGCGCTCTGGGTGGGCTATGGTGTGCCACCAGGAGATGCAGCCTCTGGAACTGCCAGGCAGGGACTGGCTGGGATGCAGACATCTCCAGTGTAGGCAGGCCCACCGAGGCGCCACCGCCACACCCTGCCATGCCGCGCCAATGAAGGAGCCCTCCAGAGGGTAGACACTGCCCCCCCTGCCAAGGCACTGAGCCTGCTCTGAAGTAGCTGAGAAAATCCTGGCGATGCCTTGAATTAGCAGCAGTCAGTTTTTGGTTGCTTGGGGGCATAGGAGCTCCAAACAACGATTACactgaataataaaaaacatatcCGTTCCCTTGCGTATGCGGGTTTGGGGCTGGAAAATTTGTACTCACGGCATTAGCTATTCGTATTTTGCTTCCAGGCTGATGTGAAACCTCCCCCGCTGTTCAGCCCACCAGAGTTTAGTCAGCCTCTACGTGGGCACTTTTCTCAATCAGTTCACCCAAGTTgggtctcccctcccttcctgcccttcaCACATTACACTGTCTTCCAGCTCTCTCCAACTCTTGCCTTCAATCATCCCTACCAGCCCCAACTTCTAGTTGAGTTGTTACCAAGGGGCAGGCGCCATGCCAAGGACTTTGTAAAGAGAGCTTCATTACATCCCCGAGTCCTCACCACATGGTCTGGGATCACTGATAGCAAGTCCAAtgtacagatgacaaaactgaggctcggagaggaaAAATGAATcaccccaaggtcacacaggtggcAGAGCGTGGATTCGAACCACTAAGAATCTGTGCACCTCTGCATATTATtgtaggtgctcaagaaacattTGAGAAGTGCCCTCCTTGTCCTTACCTCTCCAATAACAGGACGGCCCGGAATCTCCCTGGCCTCGTCTCCAGCCTCCCAGAAAGACACAACTTTTATAACCTGAGCTCTGAAGCCCGGGTGGGTGGGGCGGGACTTGTGCCCAGAGGAGCTCTTCAGCGGAGAAAGGGGTCCTCCTGGCACCAAGTGGCAAGAGGCTACTGGCCAA
This genomic interval carries:
- the LOC122496369 gene encoding uncharacterized protein LOC122496369 translates to MLLFWGSLLCWGLLPQAQGEARHQILLRISKDQLKTDISDLFSEHHILDRVAGIPVMGAAGEGVTILDHLPFVREGLSKKSSGLDLSLVGDLLSGKRLPLLEKLLQVGGLVIEDAVGPEITLQILSDSLLQVTLRTKLYLSLQQILRLKVIKNIRIGIRLEQMGNETKVAFEECHTPPGYLSIKVLEQMDPLLANGALELVTSTLDKALPFLLQKIVCPLATTLLNSLLEDLLHLTLPPTISSPEDFQYYVTTTEFTEQAILMKVQLVTPCSPGQRPRRPDHLTPQPLPKLAQGSMADLAFGLEVYNDILSCLYTSKEIHVDPQDSKAADLIALLSLRELEREPKTSKQSGGSVRLTISTPDPPTVHIDGHTATVTQPGSLVLLGTSNTSSVSLSWNLLSKAVFSSRNQELKLQFTPSSTTVTLGPYPAGLAKQEKRMEAFLLELLNRVFLPHHNELLREQDLPLPNVKGISFDQAQVEPSKGYVLLTVPDE